The following are encoded in a window of Nilaparvata lugens isolate BPH chromosome 13, ASM1435652v1, whole genome shotgun sequence genomic DNA:
- the LOC120348911 gene encoding uncharacterized protein LOC120348911: protein MSTSNTLFEDEEIDSNPCRGSFDCDIDQWCHGNHCDLPCPRKNCTEIKPPDGECVVRDHLPVCKSPAELEFEQELRDSGGCLNNDDCEENEWCMYAVCEDACAQLNCAAQQDDFECKVENHQPKCYSTEIEAGDIPDELVGLGGSCTSSFQCQDHLNCLKSECQNPCGAEWCDEFNLDEPPANFTEGQKLWLSMHKDVIWQCLVWMHHAECVIRDNPAISGFNQI, encoded by the exons TGATTGCGACATCGACCAATGGTGCCACGGCAACCATTGTGACCTGCCCTGTCCCAGGAAGAACTGTACCGAGATCAAGCCACCAGATGGAGAGTGTGTCGTCAGAGACCACCTTCCAGTCTGCAAAAGCCCAGCTGAGCTGGAATTCGAGCAAGAATTGCGAGACAGCGGAG GCTGCCTTAATAATGATGATTGCGAGGAAAATGAATGGTGCATGTACGCAGTTTGTGAGGACGCATGCGCACAACTCAACTGCGCAGCTCAACAAGACGATTTCGAATGTAAAGTGGAAAATCATCAACCAAAGTGTTACTCAACAGAGATCGAGGCTGGAGATATTCCAGACGAATTAGTTGGACTAG GAGGATCCTGCACTAGTAGTTTCCAATGCCAGGACCACTTGAACTGCCTGAAAAGCGAGTGCCAAAACCCGTGCGGAGCAGAGTGGTGTGACGAATTCAACCTGGACGAACCACCAGCTAACTTCACGGAAGGCCAAAAACTCTGGCTCAGCATGCACAAGGATGTCATATGGCAGTGCCTGGTGTGGATGCATCATGCCGAGTGTGTCATAAGAGACAATCCCGCCATTAGTGGTTTCAACCAAATTTAG
- the LOC111047879 gene encoding C-type lectin domain family 12 member B-like, producing the protein MMKIWIVLTFLLLHVLSDSLGADDDLMPEMPELSWLSSMLEDISLRDNKVIKMPLGLHPQAYGSITPINLPERVVTQTKPPQHNNNNNINNNHNNNNNHNHVSNNKEVSETDLYLLGAIEKLVYRVDLMEKRLRRTEELIHHVMDNTVNTQREDPCPANFTRVQKNCYHFSDRQFNWKSASSMCKSLGSNLMELETAEEYTDLVTYIQSDPYFRGREYWTGGLNPGLLWIWSNSAQPVLPKNPNLSRPSDVVHSSGNGRCLKLTYHNIGKLYQYYGADCSARLHYVCEHEENTTIRALKRIHKSLEQRRSL; encoded by the exons ATGATGAAAATATGGATTGTGTTGACGTTTCTTCTCCTCCACGTCCTGTCTGATTCCCTCGGTGCAG ATGACGACCTCATGCCCGAAATGCCAGAACTCTCATGGTTATCATCCATGCTGGAGGATATCTCGCTGAGAGACAATAAAGTCATCAAGATGCCCTTAGGTCTGCACCCTCAGGCCTATGGGTCAATCACACCCATCAATCTACCCGAAAGGGTTGTCACTCAAACCAAACCTCCACAACAcaataataacaacaacataAACAACAATCACAACAACAATAACAACCACAACCATGTCAGCAATAATAAAGAG GTATCAGAAACGGATCTGTATCTACTAGGTGCCATAGAGAAGCTTGTGTACCGCGTTGATCTGATGGAGAAGAGGCTGCGCAGAACTGAGGAACTTATCCATCATGTTATGGACAACACAGTCAACACACAGAGAGAAG ATCCATGTCCAGCCAACTTCACGAGAGTGCAGAAGAACTGCTATCACTTCAGTGACCGACAATTCAACTGGAAATCTGCGTCTTCAATGTGCAAAAGCCTGGGCTCCAATCTGATGGAGTTGGAGACTGCTGAGGAGTACACAGATCTTGTCACCTACATACAATCCGATCCGTATTTCAGAG GCAGAGAATACTGGACAGGCGGCCTAAACCCAGGTCTGCTGTGGATCTGGTCAAACAGCGCCCAGCCCGTGCTGCCCAAAAACCCCAACCTGTCCCGACCTTCAGATGTTGTCCACAGCTCGGGCAATGGCCGCTGTCTCAAGCTGACCTACCACAACATCGGCAAGCTCTACCAGTATTACGGCGCCGACTGCTCGGCCAGGCTCCACTATGTCTGCGAGCATGAGGAGAATACCACTATCAGGGCACTCAAGAGGATACACAAGTCACTCGAGCAGAGGAGGAGTCTTTAG